A genomic region of Rhizomicrobium sp. contains the following coding sequences:
- the pgm gene encoding phosphoglucomutase (alpha-D-glucose-1,6-bisphosphate-dependent), with protein sequence MSENISPLAGKSVPASLLTNIPRLVTAYYTLVPDPGIKSQRVAFGTSGHRGSAFAAAFNETHILAIAQAVCLYRRHAGIDGPLFLGMDTHALSEPAFASAIEVLAANGVETMIDQHDGYTPTPVISHAILTYNRGRKTGLADGIVISPSHNPPDEGGFKYNPANGGPADIDITSWIEKRANEFLVGKLAGVQRIPYPRARQMAFVHAHDYIAPYVADLANVVDMEAIRSAGVRIGIDPLGGAAVHYWQPIIERYKIAATVVNDAVDPTFRFMTVDWDGKVRMDCSSPYAMTRLVAMGDKFDISFANDTDADRHGIVCPSSGLMNPNFYLAAAIFYLYANRPGWRGDSAVGKTAVSSAMIDRVAAKLGRKLIEVPVGFKWFSAGLLDGSLGFGGEESAGASFLRRDGSVWTTDKDGLIMGLLAAEITARSGHDPNRFYNSATLDLGNALYQRIDAPASAEQKARLAKITPEQFVAKELAGEAITAKLTRAPGNNQPLGGIKVVANSGWFAARPSGTEDVYKIYAESFRSKDHLKQVQHDAQVVIGDLFC encoded by the coding sequence ATGTCGGAGAATATCAGTCCACTCGCCGGCAAGTCGGTCCCGGCCTCGCTGCTGACCAACATCCCCCGACTGGTCACCGCCTATTACACGCTGGTACCAGACCCGGGCATCAAATCCCAGCGCGTTGCCTTTGGCACGTCGGGACACCGCGGCTCGGCATTCGCCGCAGCCTTCAACGAGACTCACATTCTGGCAATTGCGCAAGCGGTTTGCCTGTACCGCCGCCATGCCGGCATCGATGGACCGCTGTTCCTGGGAATGGACACCCACGCCCTGTCGGAGCCCGCCTTCGCCAGCGCCATCGAAGTGCTCGCGGCAAACGGCGTGGAGACGATGATCGATCAGCACGACGGCTACACGCCGACGCCTGTCATCAGCCACGCCATCCTCACCTACAATCGAGGCCGCAAGACGGGACTGGCGGACGGAATCGTCATCAGCCCTTCCCACAATCCGCCCGACGAAGGTGGCTTCAAATACAATCCCGCCAATGGCGGACCGGCCGATATCGACATCACGAGCTGGATCGAGAAGCGCGCCAACGAATTCCTCGTCGGCAAGCTTGCCGGCGTGCAACGCATCCCCTATCCGCGCGCGCGCCAGATGGCCTTCGTTCACGCCCATGACTACATCGCGCCCTACGTCGCCGATCTTGCCAATGTGGTGGACATGGAAGCGATCCGTTCGGCAGGTGTGCGTATAGGCATCGATCCCTTGGGAGGGGCCGCCGTTCATTATTGGCAACCCATCATCGAGCGTTACAAAATTGCCGCGACAGTTGTGAATGATGCCGTCGATCCGACATTCCGCTTCATGACCGTCGACTGGGACGGAAAAGTCCGGATGGATTGCTCGTCGCCCTATGCCATGACGCGGCTGGTTGCGATGGGCGACAAGTTCGATATCTCTTTCGCCAATGACACGGATGCGGACCGCCATGGCATCGTCTGTCCATCAAGCGGACTAATGAATCCGAATTTCTACCTCGCAGCGGCGATTTTCTATCTGTATGCCAATCGCCCGGGCTGGCGCGGCGACAGTGCGGTCGGCAAGACGGCGGTCTCCAGCGCGATGATCGATCGCGTCGCGGCAAAGCTCGGGCGCAAGCTCATCGAGGTGCCGGTCGGATTCAAATGGTTCAGTGCCGGCTTGCTCGATGGATCGCTGGGCTTCGGCGGCGAGGAGAGTGCCGGCGCCTCTTTTTTGCGGCGAGACGGATCGGTCTGGACGACGGACAAGGATGGACTGATCATGGGCCTGCTGGCCGCCGAGATCACCGCGCGAAGTGGCCACGATCCCAACCGATTCTATAACTCCGCAACTCTTGATCTCGGAAATGCCTTGTATCAGAGGATCGATGCACCGGCTTCGGCCGAACAGAAGGCTCGGCTTGCAAAGATCACTCCCGAGCAGTTCGTCGCGAAAGAACTCGCCGGCGAGGCGATAACGGCAAAACTGACGCGGGCGCCTGGTAACAACCAGCCACTCGGCGGAATCAAGGTGGTGGCGAATAGCGGATGGTTCGCGGCGCGGCCGTCAGGAACCGAGGACGTCTACAAGATTTATGCGGAAAGCTTCCGCAGCAAAGACCATCTGAAACAAGTTCAGCACGACGCCCAGGTCGTTATTGGTGACTTATTTTGCTGA
- a CDS encoding SHOCT domain-containing protein produces MIHGGLNDWFFGWGWFIWLGFIFLMFSNIGNWGYTYRAHRKYDGQPRKEARDILNERYARGEITREQFGQLKADIAGI; encoded by the coding sequence ATGATTCATGGCGGTTTGAACGATTGGTTCTTCGGTTGGGGCTGGTTTATCTGGCTCGGTTTCATTTTTCTGATGTTCTCGAATATCGGAAATTGGGGCTACACATACCGCGCGCATCGAAAATACGACGGGCAACCTCGCAAGGAAGCGCGTGATATCCTCAACGAACGGTATGCCCGCGGAGAAATAACACGAGAACAGTTCGGTCAGTTGAAAGCCGACATTGCGGGTATCTGA